gcggcagcggcggcggcggcggcagcgaaGCTGGAAGCCTGCAGcagccccttctctctcctctattgagTGTGCCAAGCGGCAGTTCTGCATTCTAAAGAAACCCATTGAAAGGCCCCTTGCATTCCCAGCACGTCTCaagcttgcttttatttttttttctgtggtctctccccccaccccccactatCCCCctttgcttcagcttcagcaaaaggaaggaagggggagggaaagaaagaatccTTAAACTcaagcttcttcttcttcttttctttttccttcccccctcccccgaTGAtcaatgcttaaaaaaataaaaatcctgcaAAATAGGTAAGTCAAAGCCATATGGAGCTTTTCTTGTCTAAATATCAGGGAcctcaaaaacaaggaaaaacatagaaaaaaaaagaatggtaaaaaagaaagaacttaagtaggttttaatattttaaaaggggTACAAGGAAGACTTATACTGCAGTGTAGCctcatctgctttcttttttcatttaattgtttCCAAAAATTGAGTACTGCATGCCTGAGGcaaatttctctttgctttcttaagGGTTCTCCTCTCCGTACAGTTGTGTACATCATATGCAAGCTGAATGTGGAGATTTATTCTTTTCACTCTCCCTATAAGTTATATCATTGTGTTTTAAGTTAGGTTgacaaaatatttccttaatgGATGCATCTGTGTGGAAAGAAAATACATACTAAAAACTCCGGTCTATTTTTATTGAtcaaaaacaatttaattttgaTTGATATTTCAGTGACTTAGAAGGGCAATCTAATATAACTGCatcattataatttatttatatatgcattttcATATATGGATATTAGGCTCCAAGAGATCCATGGAGGAAAGCTCCGAATTATTAGATTAGTGCACTGTATTTGTTccttctcattggaaaagagcaaTATCTTTCTGAAATGTATTTCATGTGATCATTTATCAGGAGGTAAGAATCCAGGTTTCCACTATTTCTTGCCTTTACCCAAACCTCCTCTACAAACCACCTGCCATTCCATCTTTTTGCAGGATTCCTCAGTTGATCATGATGGAACAGATATACATTCCAAACTAAGCTCTGCAAGTGTTTTAATACAGACACTCCTAGGCTCAGCACCCTTTAGCTGTCACTATCTTTAGCTCTGACAACTGCATGGGCTTGTTCTTTAGAAAGGCTAATCACGCCTAAAGGATTTAAACAGCCAAATGATACACATATGTAGAAATAATGTAATTAAAGGAGATGTTAATAATCTGTGCTTGGGCAAAAGGGGTTGGGGTACAGTGAGTTACTGGGCATGCACTAAAATTAAGCATATTGTGCTCATTTCTTAAGAGAAATCTTGGGTTTTCCTGAGATACCAATCATCTTACACAGCTTAACATCTGATGTTGGTCCAAAGGCTCATAATCTATCATACTCTTTAATCTAATAACTTTGAGGCATGCCATATCTTTTTATGAACAGAAACCCATAgtttaaagaacattttcttcCATCAGAGTTTCAATCAGATCCATAATAGGCACCTCTGATAGCAATGAGAGTTTTAACAGGCAAACAAGTGTAATAGCCAAATAATTGCCATTATTACTGAATCTGCCTATCCCTAAGAGGAATCACTGTATGCCAGTTTCCTTGCTTGCTACAAGAGACAACAAAGGATGCTTTTGATTTAATGATACACCCTTCCCCAGGTATGGCTTGATTCAGGAAAATGTCATCACATGGCACAATACTTCAGTCTCCTAATTTTAAGATATAGGACATATTAAGCATGTTGATAGGTCATTTTGAGTGTCAGTTCAACAATTACTAAAGTTTTTATATCACTCTTAAAAAGGTCCACATATAGGAGTCAATTAGAGTAGTGTATATGATGAAAAGCTAAAAATCTGCATCTTTATTTCTGTTGCAGTTTTGTAATCAACCGCGAATGATGAAACCTTCTATAGCTGAGATGCTTCACAGAGGGAGGATGTTGTGGATAATTCTTCTAAGCACaattgctttaggatggactaccCCGATTCCCCTCATAGAGGACTCAGAGGAAATAGATGAGCCCTGTTTTGATCCATGCTACTGTGAAGTTAAAGAAAGCCTCTTTCATATACATTGTGACAGCAAAGGATTTACAAATATTAGTCAGATTACTGAGTTCTGGTCAAGACCTTTTAAACTGTATCTGCAGAGAAATTCAATGAGGAAATTGTACACCAACAGTTTTCTTCATTTGAATAATGCTGTGTCCATTAACCTTGGGAACAATGCATTGCAGGACATTCAAACAGGAGCTTTCAACGGTCTTAAGATTTTAAAGAGACTGTATCTTCACGAGAACAAGCTAGACATCTTCAGAAATGACACCTTCCTTGGCTTGGAAAGTCTGGAATATCTTCAGGCAGACTACAATGTAATTAAACGTATTGAGAGTGGGGCATTTCGGAATCTAAGTAAATTGAGAGTTCTGATTTTAAATGATAATCTCATTCCCATGCTTCCAACAAATTTATTTAAGGCTGTCTCCTTAACCCACTTGGACCTGCGTGGAAACAGGTTAAAAGTTCTTTTTTACCGAGGAATGCTAGACCATATTGGCAGAAGCCTGATGGAGCTCCAGCTGGAAGAAAATCCCTGGAACTGTACATGTGAAATCGTGCAACTGAAGAGTTGGCTGGAACGCATTCCTTACACTGCCCTGGTGGGAGATATCACCTGTGAGACTCCTTTCCATTTTCATGGAAAGGACCTGAGAGAAATCAGGAAAACAGAACTCTGTCCCTTGTTGTCTGACTCTGAGGTAGAGGCTAGTTTGGGGATTCCCCACTTGTCATCAAACAAGGAGAATGCATGGCCAACTAAGCCTTCCTCAATGctgtcctctgtccattttaCTGCTTCTTCTGTTGAATACAAGTCCTCAAATAAACAGCCCAAACCCACCAAACAGCCTCGAACACCAAGGCCACCGTCCACATCTCAAGCTTTATACCCTGGTCCAAACCAACCTCCCATTGCTCCTTATCAGACCAGACCACCCATTCCCATTATATGCCCTACTGGGTGTACCTGTAATTTGCATATCAATGACCTTGGTTTGACTGTCAACTGCAAAGAGCGAGGATTTAATAACATTTCTGAACTTCTTCCAAGGCCTCTGAATGCCAAGAAATTGTACCTGAGTAGCAATCTGATTCAGAAAATATACCGTTCTGATTTTTGGAATTTCTCTTCCTTGGATCTCTTACATCTGGGGAACAATCGTATTTCTTATGTCCAGGATGGGGCCTTCATCAACCTGCCtaacctaaagagcctctttctCAATGGCAACGATATCGAGAAGCTGACTCCAGGCATGTTTCGAGGCCTACAGAGTTTGCACTACTTGTACTTTGAGTTCAACGTCATCCGGGAAATCCAGCCTGCAGCCTTCAGCCTCATGCCCAACTTGAAGCTGCTATTCCTCAACAATAACTTGCTGAGGACCCTGCCAACAGATGCCTTTGCAGGCACATCCCTGGCTCGGCTCAACTTGAGAAAGAACTACTTCCTCTATCTTCCTGTGGCTGGTGTCCTAGAACACTTGAATGCCATTGTCCAGATAGACCTCAATGAGAATCCTTGGGACTGTACCTGTGACCTGGTTCCCTTCAAACAGTGGATTGAAACCATCAGCTCAGTCAGTGTGGTGGGTGATGTCCTATGCAGGAGCCCTGAGAACCTCACCCACCGTGACGTGCGCACTATTGAACTGGAAGTTCTCTGCCCAGAGATGCTACACATCGCACCAGCTGGAGCATCCCCCGCTCAGCCTGGAGATGCTCACCTTGCTGGGGGGCCGACGAGTGCATCACCTTATGAGTTCTCTCCCCCTGGAGGCCCTGTGCCACTTTCTGTGTTGATTCTCAGCCTGCTGGTTCTGTTTTTTTCAgcagtctttgttgctgcaggccTCTTTGCCTATGTCCTCCGACGGCGCCGGAAGAAGCTGCCCTTTAGAAGCAAGAGGCAGGAAGGCGTGGACCTCACTGGCATCCAGATGCAATGCCACCGACTTTTTGaggatggtggaggtggtggaggtggaAATGGAGGTGGGGGCCGACCAACTATTTCTTCCCCAGAGAAGGCCCCTCCTGTGGGTCATGTATACGAGTACATTCCTCATCCCGTTACTCAGATGTGCAACAACCCCATCTACAAGCCtcgtgaggaggaggaggtggttgtTTCATCAGGGCCAGAGGCAGGGGGTGCAGAACGTGGGGCTCCTGTGACACAACCTCCGGGAATGGGGGAGGTTCTCCTAGGAAGTGAGCAGTTTGCTGAGACACCCAAGGAGAACCACAGCAACTACCGGACCttgctagaaaaagaaaaggagtgggCGCTGGCAGTGTCCAGCTCCCAGCTCAATACCATAGTGACCATGAATCATCATCACCCTCACCCTCACCACTCAGCAGTTGGTGGGGTTTCCGGGGTAGTTGCGGGAACTGGGGGAGACTTGGTTGGGTTCCGCCACCACGAGAAGAATGGCGGGGTGGTGCTGTTTCCTCCGGGGGGAGGTTGTGGTGGCAGCAGTATGCTACTAGACCGAGAGAGGCCACAACCAGCCCCCTGTACGGTGGGGTTTGTGGACTGTCTCTATGGCACAGTGCCCAAATTAAAGGAACTGCATGTCCATCCTCCTGGCATGCAATACCCAGACTTACAGCAGGACGCCAGGCTCAAAGAAACCCTTCTCTTCTCGGCTGGAAAGGGCTTCACAGACCACCAAACCCAAAAAAGTGATTACCTCGAGTTAAGGGCCAAACTTCAAACCAAGCCGGATTACCTCGAAGTCCTGGAGAAGACAACATATAGGTTCTAacggaaaaagaaaaatacattagtgctttttttttttttcaaaagaaaagaaaaataaaagaaatatatcccTTGCTCCCTTTACACTTGTCCCAATAACTCCATCCTCACAAACTTCCCTGCcctgaacagaactgaaaccgCATGATAACTAGAAAATACAGATGTATGCTCTCCCCACTCAGATGTGATTTGGAGGAAGGGCCATACACAGATCATTAATCAATGAAGTGCCTTCGCAGACTTTTGCCAGCAaatgttatcattatttttttatactgAAACTTGAGACTTTGACTGTGCCATGTATAAGGTATATTGGGGATCATTGTATTGATCCTAATTAAGTAAAATTCaatgtgtctttttattttcagtaacttttttttttagttgtagtTTTGTTTTGACAGGGAGGGGGGAAAACAGATTGCCATTTGTGGTTTTCGTTCCTCTTCCCATCATGGCACAGATTCTGTACATGTATTAACAATGCAGTTTGCTGCATGCCTGGAAACTGCAAgacggggagggagggggcgggctTTGCTGGAATGTTCTCACCCACTCGTTTTTTCTgtcacacacatacccacatgcACATCACAAATCCCTGCACATAGTTAGGTCCCTAAACCTGCAGTTTCTTCCTTCTGGtgtaggtacacacacacacacacacacacatacacacacacacacacccctcatcCATTCAACCCAATCTAATTAGTTCAGGTTTGATCCATTCCTATCCTCTCCATAGCTTCACCTTCCTTTCTCCTCTAGTGTACAGCTCAAAACATCTCTCCTACCACCCTGGAAAAGTCATCTTCTAGGCTGGAGCCTACTGAAGTGGAGGCCTGATGGTTTAACAGCTGGAGGCACTCACCTAGGGATGAGCACCTTCTTTGTGACACTTCAGCTTGATGCCAAGATTTTTTGGAGAACATCTGcactttcttatatatatataatataaaaaaacataaaaaagcaaCTGGGTATATATCACTAACAGCTTTGTAGGAAGcacttttaatgttttctctctcacacacaaagATTCAAAAGAAATGTGCATATATTTATTCTGTAATTTCAGTGATTATAAATTGTAAAGGTAATGTTTAATCATTGTATAGTGATTATGCGTCTGGTATAGCTTTCCtaataaaaagtttttgaaaaacataatacattatatatagaGGATACAAAGCTTGAACTTTAAACTCCAGCTATGCCATGCCTTTTGtgctcccattttttaaaatctttcttttacttcttaCACAGAAAGCTAGTTTATTAACAAGTTTGATGCACTGTGATGTTAATAAATCTTGTAACTCACGACACCCATTCCACACCCTAGGATAAAAATGGGACataaaaaaatgtgatttatcAATATATAGTTCACTTCTTTCTCTTGAATTATGAGTTTCAAACTTAGTACTCCAATGATGTATCATTTTTCCTAGGCAGGATGCAGTTGGGAGAAACTGTAAATATATTGCTAAGAAGTACAGGATTAATTAGGAAACACTGATCAAGAATCCATGAATCGTATGATAGTTAAAGGCTTAAAGGAAtgctatagtttttaaaaaatatgcactAAAattacttacacacacacacacacacaccaaccaaTCAAAGTATAAGGCCTGGGAGCCAATTTGACAGTCAGCATTCTGTTATTTCTGAAAGCTGTCATTGTTATATTTTAGCTCTTGCTTTTATCAACCGCTTACTGCAACCGACCCCAAACATGCTTGAACTAAGACAGGATGCTGAATGAGTTTATCTTTCTGTATGACACTAAAATTATGTTACAAAATTAATCTGACAATAATTTGAGTTATTATCCATTTACATGTGAGCGAAACCAAAGAAAATCGTATTTTTAAGGTGCCAGTATCTTGTTTGTGAAGGAAACTGAACTAATACAAAGAAACCAGAGAGCTTTGAGACAGGCATTTATCTCATCAGGCCAGTAGAGGACAGCAGAGCTCCAGAGATTCATAGACCCTTTACCTGCAGAGCTGTGCAGTGAGGCCAGCGTTCTCTGCTAGTTTCCTCCAGTTGCCCTTAGTAGAAATTATCATTATGCTTTGAATGTAATTCACTGCAGGCCCTGATGCCTtacatcacattttttttccataaaaaagaaGACTAGTAGCTTCTAAAGCTCCTTAACTGATACGAAACTAAGGCACGGTACTTAAAAAAGCCCCATGAATGTCTAGAATAAcatatttgtatttcttgattaATTATATATGAGTAATAACATagatatgcataaaataaaaaacacaagtaTATCAATGTAAAACGCAACTTTTCAGGACTACCTTGTATTTGGCACATTATATCTAAAACTTTCCTCCTCCATTATTTGAAGTATATTTTGGAATTAGTTCAGATGAAGAAAAGCCCTTGGGCATAATTCACTATTTCTCTATATACAATATTGAAATACAGATCTTTTGCAAGAGGATCAGATCCACTATTACATAGCTgttgttctttgtttcttcttttcactttccCAGAAGTTACCTTTTTCTAAGTTATCTCACCTTCCTTGTTCTTTCTAATCATCTCTTCATCCTTTAcctgacaattttattttttaaggtacaGAAAGTTAGTATTAACCTTTAAGTGGCTTACTATCAGATTTATGAAGTCCCTCTAGACTAGGTATTTACCATGTTCCTATTCCTCCTAATCAAATGTTTTAATGATTAGCATAAAGCATGTGCATAATAAAACTCAGAGTGCAAAGCAAGATACTTCTAACATTATCATCATTTCCTTAACAACTATGCATACAATCATAACATGACATATTATACAAATCAGACTATAGTACAATCCCTAATAAAACCAGATCTTTCAACATTTGAAGTGTCCATAAACCATATCAAATTATAACTTGATAActgtaatgtttatattttattcattaaatacaGAAAGTAAGACTATCTCTTCTTATATAGGTATGAATTTTATCCTTGAAttaggaataaatttatttaatgaaaataaatttacatgaGAATGAAATTTTGTATCTAAAGAGATAATATTTTGCTTCCATGGAGTTTTCTATCCCCTGGGCAAGGCCACTTATTTTAGCTGTGCATTAAAAATAGTTAAGTTAGCTTCAATTTATGATATCAGATAACATTTTCTTCAAGTACCATGGGCATTAACATAGGTCCTATGATTAGGATTTGTTCTATGTTTTTGCTGcagtaaaatgattattttttttaaaagacagattatTAATTCACTTCATAATGATGGTCAGTTTGACTGAAGCAGTCCCAGATCTGACTAATATCTTCTTATCTTCTTTGCTGTTTTAGTACAAATTAGAATAACAATATTTGACAATAACATGTATTGTTTTAGCCCTTTAACTATGAGATGGTGAGTAGAAAATACTCGAAAGTGAAATGTTAGTTTGACTCACTACTAGTTTTAACACATTATTTTTCTATACAGAATTATTATGTGAATACttttaggttttaattttaaaagtattgttTCATCTAATtgcaaaatactaaaaaatataagGATAATGAgtaccatattttaaataaaagtttagaaaGAGAGATCACAAGGAAAAAGCTTACTGAgcttgaaaagtttttttttttccccttatctaGGAATCCTAGTTTTAAATTCTTACTATCTACAAAAAATACTTGTGTTTAGAATTATTAAACTTGGTAATGCAATCACAGAACATAACTTTTCTTTGACTATTGTAACACATTATTTTGATCCATTTAGTATAAATACATTGCTCACACAGTGCTAACCTTTTTCAATTATGTTGTCTAAGCCAATAAATGttgtatttttttgtaaaattgcTACAACAAAGCAATCATTAACAAGATGCTCCACAAAACGTAAGACATATGACTGTAATGAGTTAAGATAATGTGAGAGGAAATGACTAAAAGAAGACTTCATCTTAAGTGACTTGAGCAAGTTGAATTTGAgcttagacattttttttttttctttttttcctttttgccgaACCATGTGGCATgcggaacttccctgaccagggatggaacctgtaccccctgcagtcttaaccactggatctccagggaagtctaAGCTTAGGCATTTCTAATATATTTAGCTCAAAATTCTCAACTGTGAAAATTCAGGTAAACAGAACATAAATAACTATCACGAATTTTACTATATAAGTATTCTGCTTAACAAATATACTACATGCCTTTTAAAATAGGAGCAATAACACGTGTAATTGGgcagtcatgtgtgtgtgtgtatataaatatagtactattatatatgtatatacattgtatatacatgtatagagTTTATATATGCTGGattatacatacatgtaaattatggatctttttctttcatgtataataatttcagttttatgcatttattttccttgcttCTGTTTAGCTACCGTCCAAGTAAAGCTGGATGAAATTATGAGTCTTCACTTTGGGAATATTCACATGTAAAAAGTAACTCTGTAATTAGTATCTTTGAATTTAAAAGTCTTTTATCTTccaatttgtttcattttattatttaagtcATAGGGGACAAATCTCAGTCAAACTGTGATTTAAGTCAAGTCCTCACAGAAAAGAAACTAATCTCTTATAAATATGCAACACAAGTCAAATGAAAAGCAAgtgcttctttcatttttatatttccaaaataaattttacaggTAAAAACAATTTCAGCAGCTTTATTAATTTGATAAGATCTTTGTAATTTATTTAGATATATAGAAAAAGTGAAATCTTAAAGGTAAATATAAGTAAAGGACTTATTTAAGACATTCAGCAtcctattttactttttaaaataatatccttgatatataatatataatactagtaataataataagcagAGGTGATCATTTCTAGTATGcttttacaaaatataaatataaggcAAAGATTTTTCAATCAAGAAGGCAGGTGTACACCAGGTCTGCTAGTTGTGAAGAAGTAATGGTTTGACTATCCTCTTTAATTCTGATACTATTTGCTCCtgaaaataatatacattttttaagaatATGTATGGTTTCTTCTGTATTGCATAAATATAGATAATTTTTCatatgactttaaaattttaatagaaactgATACTTGTGATGAACTTCAAAGATATATAGCCAGGAAGACTTTATCATAAATTTATGGGTGACCCAATACCTTCAAACATTAAAACATAGATGAACACTAGTAAAAAGGAGCCTTTCTTCATTAACACCCAGTATAAAAAGGCCCAGCatacataattaaatatttctttagtgTATCAGTTCATCCATGTGTTTATGAGTATAGTAAACT
The sequence above is a segment of the Bos mutus isolate GX-2022 chromosome 1, NWIPB_WYAK_1.1, whole genome shotgun sequence genome. Coding sequences within it:
- the SLITRK3 gene encoding SLIT and NTRK-like protein 3 is translated as MMKPSIAEMLHRGRMLWIILLSTIALGWTTPIPLIEDSEEIDEPCFDPCYCEVKESLFHIHCDSKGFTNISQITEFWSRPFKLYLQRNSMRKLYTNSFLHLNNAVSINLGNNALQDIQTGAFNGLKILKRLYLHENKLDIFRNDTFLGLESLEYLQADYNVIKRIESGAFRNLSKLRVLILNDNLIPMLPTNLFKAVSLTHLDLRGNRLKVLFYRGMLDHIGRSLMELQLEENPWNCTCEIVQLKSWLERIPYTALVGDITCETPFHFHGKDLREIRKTELCPLLSDSEVEASLGIPHLSSNKENAWPTKPSSMLSSVHFTASSVEYKSSNKQPKPTKQPRTPRPPSTSQALYPGPNQPPIAPYQTRPPIPIICPTGCTCNLHINDLGLTVNCKERGFNNISELLPRPLNAKKLYLSSNLIQKIYRSDFWNFSSLDLLHLGNNRISYVQDGAFINLPNLKSLFLNGNDIEKLTPGMFRGLQSLHYLYFEFNVIREIQPAAFSLMPNLKLLFLNNNLLRTLPTDAFAGTSLARLNLRKNYFLYLPVAGVLEHLNAIVQIDLNENPWDCTCDLVPFKQWIETISSVSVVGDVLCRSPENLTHRDVRTIELEVLCPEMLHIAPAGASPAQPGDAHLAGGPTSASPYEFSPPGGPVPLSVLILSLLVLFFSAVFVAAGLFAYVLRRRRKKLPFRSKRQEGVDLTGIQMQCHRLFEDGGGGGGGNGGGGRPTISSPEKAPPVGHVYEYIPHPVTQMCNNPIYKPREEEEVVVSSGPEAGGAERGAPVTQPPGMGEVLLGSEQFAETPKENHSNYRTLLEKEKEWALAVSSSQLNTIVTMNHHHPHPHHSAVGGVSGVVAGTGGDLVGFRHHEKNGGVVLFPPGGGCGGSSMLLDRERPQPAPCTVGFVDCLYGTVPKLKELHVHPPGMQYPDLQQDARLKETLLFSAGKGFTDHQTQKSDYLELRAKLQTKPDYLEVLEKTTYRF